The Styela clava chromosome 3, kaStyClav1.hap1.2, whole genome shotgun sequence genome includes the window TGTGATGACATCTCTTCTGCTACGCTCCAACTCAGCGAGCAGTTTTGTTGGTTTTGCTTGATATCAAGCACACGGTTACATATAATCATTTGTAGGCTGGGCATACTATATTCATTGGTTGTTATTGTTTCTGTTTTAATGCTTATGTCCAAAGAAAATATCGGACGAATATTTTCCATAAATTAGGAATGAATGGCCGGTATAAGCCTACGAAAAAATTGATTCGGCCCCCAAGTATATACCTACTGAATAGTTTGACTGTTTCAACTCAGATACTATTTGTTAGATTTCTTACTATACCTACCCACTGTAGCTTGTACATAATTTAGCACCCAAAGAGAAATTTATAATATCATATTGACTTTATATGGAAGAAgctaaaaaataattcaatgaaacatcaaattttcaaattttattttcccctaaaaagaacaaatcaaaagTGTACTATGTTTAGGTAAAATTTACGGGCATAAGCACAGTGATATACATTACTTGCTGGTAAGTTTTCTGTTCTTTATATAAACGAATATTTCATATCTTGAAATGGAGTCAAATATCATGCAGAATTAAAATAATCTTCATAATTACAACAGCTTGTATAATTTAAATGTTTTACGTCATCCGAATTACACTTTGGAAAGCAGTCATTGATGCGTGTTGTAAGCAACTGCATTTTCAGATGTTCATAATCATTGTAGTTAGACTCAGTCTATCAAATTTAGTCAGTTAGTGTCATCGGCACTTACGCAACGTATGGGTATTAAAGTTAATGACGTGAAATTACAAAGCAAACGATTCAACCAAAAATTTGACAGTCCTCAGTATCATCAACTTTAACCTGTAGTTTAAACATAGTTTTCATGCTATTATATCTGTTGGCAGTTAGAATTATACATTTTCATAGCGCAACAATTTTAACCTTTAATGAAAGATCCAACCTAAAAAGGGTTGCGCCAGAATATCTTTTGCGCTTTGGTATATTATCTCGGTATTTCTTCAAGTGAACTTCGTATGGCCCTGAAACTCCACCACtatgattatattttatttattttttcgaaCTGATTAAGATCTTTCTAAACATACTGACGGATCATAAAGTTGACACATACTTGATTTATTGACAATTGGGTTTTAACAAATATGGAAATTAAATCAGTATGAAAAAATCAAATCGAAACAAGAAGACCAACATAAATTATAGAATACAGGCCTAATGATGACGTCCACAGCAAGCATTCTAATGGGCCAAGAGCGCTACCTGGTGTCAGGTACGTTTTCTGAGCcattttctgttttatataattattagaCACTCAGTATGAGTCGTTTTGTTATCATGTCAGtgttgtttttgttcttgttggacacgtagtggacataacgatcgtttcaatattatgttgttgttgttcttgttgttcttgttcttgttcttgttctttgacacgtttttaaaaagtcgcttttctcttcgaatactggaccaattgctttgaaattttcagtggttaaagattaattttttcgctagaaggctattacttttgtttattcttaaattttatatgaatcctatgagatatgatatttcatacaaaatttcgcggtatttatttttactcatgggaacactgttttacacttatttcaagcggtttcgcgatcgattgtcttgctcagtactacagctactgtaggtcggtactggtaagttgccatacaggtaccgtaacgcagtgaaattgacttattccttccgcggtattactaatgctgcaatgcaagttttatagcctatcgtatgcggaacggaatatcagacctacaggttcggtaccggtactggtagctcagtacgtaagtacgatactggtactggtgccggtaccggtgtcttaccggtaccacaatgaaattaccgtaacttattctttcacggtcctaccagtgcagtaatgcaagcgttgtagcacttgtagcctactatatttgtttattttgatgagagtctactggaaacaacataaaatttgaaagggaagaattgttctgtgatcaattatctgtcctaaagtgtaaacaacataaaatttgcaagggaacaactgttctgtgatcaattaccgtatatggcctacagtgtacaggtaagatgctggctgactgctaaccggtactggtagctcagtacgtaagtacgatactggtactggtgccggtaccgatgtcttaccacaatgaaattaccgtaacttattctttcacggtcctaccagtgcagtaatgcaagcgttgtagcacttgtagcctactatatttgtttattttgatgagagtctactggaaacaacataaaatttgaaagggaagaattgttctgtgatcaattatctgtcctaaagtgtaaacaacataaaatttgcaagggaacaactgttctgtgatcaattaccgtatatggcctacagtgtacaggtaagatgctgcctgactgctaactcagtaccgcttgacacgtttttaaaagtcgcttttctcttcgaatactggaccaattgctttgaaatttttagtggttaaagataaaaattttctccagaaggctattactttttttttcgctatgacgtcatcaaaattatgtgactctacgtgtccatatatttgagcatagctctcttgttagtatTAAAAcgcttttctttttaattaGAGGATCAATTgccttgaaattttcagtggttaaagattgtattttttctaAGAGAATATTACtcatattatattcattttcaaatatttctgtgagctctatcggattcgttttttgtgtgaatGACGTCACCAAAATAGGCGCATCTTGTGGCGGTCCCGCAACCGCCGGCGGATCTCGTGCTTAGCGAAATTAGTGAGTTTTTTATGGATAACGTTGGACTGTGGGACCCAATCTGGTAATACAAAAATGACTCggatcagttggtatttcaattcaagtTGAAACTGAATCGTGAAGAATGGACCATCGTCACAGGGCCAGGAAAGCTATGACTGTCCCTGTACCGTAACAGTACCCCGATACCTGTGCAGTTAGGTACCGCctttgattttcgatgaattggtgataaaatatttcgtttagcCCTGTGTGTCCACATATttaagcatagctctcttgttttacatCGTATCGGACCCACGCATGCCAGAGAGGCAAAAGGCTACTATTGTAAACGTTAATAGAATTCTGTCTTGAAAGAAAGGATGGCAAGAAACAAGAACAGACGGCCTATTTGCAGTGTGGACGAACTAAATTTTCAGTAACAAATGCCATTTGAAATTCGTGATTTCGGTTCAAAGATAGATTTATGAATAGCATTTTGATCCTTAATTGACCGAACCATATTTAACCCAATTCCATCTACACACAACTTCGAAGAAGATCAATTAGCCTTATTCTGGCTCCGGTGACCCTGGACGGATAGTAGCGGTCGGGCGGCCCATATTAACATGCCAATATGTAGCTATTTTCCAGATTAGGTTCAGCTGTTCAACGCATTTGACAtttgaaaacatgaaaatttaaagTTTGCACTAAGTCACCGGGTTTATGCATTATTCAACAGATAAAACTCTCTTATTAATGAACTTTGTTCGGCAAGTTCGTAGTTAAATGTCTTATGTATATAATGTATTCATGTTGAATCTGTGGTAGCCTTACATATGAGAATCGAAAAACTAAATTCAACGGGATACATTGAGCTGAATTAAATTAACCATGCATCTATAATTTATTGCTCATAATAAACCCGACGTAAAACCGtatgttgttttttattgtttttatttttattgttcattgAAAACGCCCATCTTATTGAGATCCACAGCCATATGACAGTATTCTTCGTAACAAAGATCGTAAAACTATTAGTAAGAATAGAGTACATTTCATAAAACCTTTCCGTACTCAATATGTATTGTTCttttttggtggttttgtaGTTATGATAACAGCTGTTTTTCTAAGACATTGCCTATCACTGCTATTACAAACATAGATAACGTATAGATTGAAGCCACTGTGGATGGCCAAGTGTCACGTTCGTTCATATCATACGGCATTTTGTAAACAACATTACAAATGGCTGGATCGGGTAACAAAGCATATTCATCCATTTATATTTGAACGTAACAACGTTATGCAGTTTAAAAATCAGGATTGGAAATACGAAGAGGtacttgaaattgaaaatgaagtGAAGTTGAAAGTAaatcatataaaattaaaaaatgtcaTTTGAAATATCCGAAACAGTGATTAAAGAACATTCAACTCTTTTCGATCTACGACGTTTTCTGAATTGTTGGACGAACTTGAAATGTTGTCGAAGAATACTTTTTCTCCAAAGCGAAAAAGAACACATTTTACGAAGTTTAGTGATATGTGTACTGTGCTTAGACAGCCACTCATCTGACTCACGCTGTAAATTATTGCTGTCACCTGATTTGATATTTCTCAACTTAGAAGCGGCAAATTCCAAAGAAATTTTCTTTGAAGGTGCCTTGTCAAAATTGCTTTCTGAAGTTTTCTTTGGGAGTGTGGAACCATTAATTGGATGATATTTATTCGGAGATTCACTTTTTGGCAAATTATTTCTTTCCAACAGTTTTTCCAGCCTGCGTTCCAGTTCTGCGTCACCGAGAGAATAAAGTGCTTTTTTATGTTTCCTtgatatttcattaatatttttttgtaagttGGATAAGTCTGAAATTTTCTGTGATAATTCTTCCACCTGCTCGCGGCTGAACATCCCATCTTTCAGTTTTCTTTGGCGTTCTTTAATTAGCGCTGTTTTATCCGTATAATCACTATTGATTACATCCTTTCGAAACCGATTATCCTTCACTTCGGAACCGCATGCACCCCCCTGCGTTATTCTGACTCTCGAACACTTTTCTTTCATGTCGTCCGAAAGCGATTCGTAATGATAACCATATTCTGAACTAATTCGTCGATGTTTAGGAACATACGTTGCAGTCAGTTCGTTTAACCGTTTGTCTAACTCAGCTACGTCACCGAAAGCCTAAAAAGGAATAAAAAC containing:
- the LOC144421065 gene encoding uncharacterized protein LOC144421065 isoform X2 encodes the protein MPSAITRTSDVSYLAFGDVAELDKRLNELTATYVPKHRRISSEYGYHYESLSDDMKEKCSRVRITQGGACGSEVKDNRFRKDVINSDYTDKTALIKERQRKLKDGMFSREQVEELSQKISDLSNLQKNINEISRKHKKALYSLGDAELERRLEKLLERNNLPKSESPNKYHPINGSTLPKKTSESNFDKAPSKKISLEFAASKLRNIKSGDSNNLQRESDEWLSKHSTHITKLRKMCSFSLWRKSILRQHFKFVQQFRKRRRSKRVECSLITVSDISNDIF
- the LOC144421065 gene encoding uncharacterized protein LOC144421065 isoform X1; the encoded protein is MPSAITRTSDVSYMAFGDVAELDKRLNELTATYVPKHRRISSEYGYHYESLSDDMKEKCSRVRITQGGACGSEVKDNRFRKDVINSDYTDKTALIKERQRKLKDGMFSREQVEELSQKISDLSNLQKNINEISRKHKKALYSLGDAELERRLEKLLERNNLPKSESPNKYHPINGSTLPKKTSESNFDKAPSKKISLEFAASKLRNIKSGDSNNLQRESDEWLSKHSTHITKLRKMCSFSLWRKSILRQHFKFVQQFRKRRRSKRVECSLITVSDISNDIF